A single window of Nicotiana sylvestris chromosome 5, ASM39365v2, whole genome shotgun sequence DNA harbors:
- the LOC104234298 gene encoding putative late blight resistance protein homolog R1A-3 isoform X1 codes for MERGKQNEGETEKGEANNSSFISDLISIFGIDDTISYVWSQRVNVNHNCSACVAIKVASYVLRKDISILLDFVERLKNEEDQIALDMDQIEKLKLKLTIMSTFLQLSYFSLDVFNDRMSSKAQQVDDLVQSRFHQSRDDMLVKLKDHIVPRLLETIKSCINSQHHYSKSTDTMTEDQLVEILNKLLVNLHDLPKCCAELILPLMTQYKVIQNVCVNIRDFHGLKVNGCVKHEIVEYVLPQFQRMAERVGHFCFVLLSYHLDVPQVNFKLAHLLVKIIPVELEVMHICFTNLEASKSAEVGLFIKQLQESSPAILREYLIHLQVHMVTVLNASTSARSIHVVIEFLLIILTDMPKDFIYHDKLFDLLARVGALTREVSILVCNLEEISRNEENMNETNCGSLDLLESIELLKEDLKHVFLKAPKDSSQLCFPKSDGPIFITLLLRNLNDLLKSDAHSAALIKEEVQMVKEDLEFIRSFFGKVEQKLNRDLWNCVLDVAYEAEHSINSVLVRDHGLLKLIFLLPKTIEKIKLIKEEVQQKIPKNRGPVVVNSPKKPTEISKSSATSQIIVGFEKETKEIISKLTKGPTEIDVISIVGMPGLGKTTLAYKVYNEKFVVDHFDVRAWCTVDQERNEKKLLQKIYNQVIGLKERFNEDGIDDDVADKLRKQLCGKRYLIVLDDLWDIGTWDELTRPFPEFQKGSRIILTSRIQEVAVKDKRHSDPLYLRFLTQGESWELLERKVFGEKSCPKELLDVGEEIAQKCEGLPLVLDLIAGVIAKNETKKAFWLEVLNNLKSIKNEVKKVIQLSYDHLSDHLKPCLLYLASCPKDESIEISQLKDLWSAEGLVEQTEMKSVEEVMEIYVDELISSSLVIVFNERGRASSCRIHDLVHDFCLEKARKEKLFDFISSSALSYSSSDLMPRGMTIHYDRHLLPSNENLVLFNPEKKNPYVKHLLSLKVSDGKLNYLSYNCHLRHLRLLKRLELHKIRLTYSLLNDICMLVHLRCLKIQTKAKALPPSFSNLLNLETLVVDNQGTNMVLSPSIWSLAKLRHVSIDNCSLFDSDIDEPAVLKEHSKLKNLRILYGLKLSSSGNTEDIFKRFPNLRNLMFTINEPWPCSAEQISLPRLDVLKELEEVCVYFDCASFRQDQWDFHFPSSLKKLVLTRFNLTSDLLSRIGRLPNLQKLTLEEAIIQGKEWNMEEEVTFENLKFLSLDWVSFSEWKVGEESFPVLEELHIKRCDELIEIPDSFADIASLKSISLWGNRQLVESAHEIKECVAETMGEDKLEVTCFDE; via the coding sequence GTCGCATCTTATGTACTTCGCAAGGACATTTCCATTCTTCTGGATTTCGTTGAGAGGTTAAAGAATGAAGAAGATCAAATAGCCCTTGACATGGATCAAATTGAAAAACTGAAATTGAAGCTGACAATTATGTCGACATTTCTTCAGCTTTCTTATTTCAGCTTGGATGTTTTTAATGATAGAATGTCTAGCAAAGCACAGCAGGTTGATGATCTAGTTCAGTCACGTTTTCATCAGAGTCGAGATGACATGCTGGTTAAATTAAAGGATCATATTGTTCCTCGCCTCCTGGAAACTATCAAAAGTTGTATTAATTCCCAACATCATTATTCTAAATCAACTGACACCATGACTGAGGATCAGTTGGTGGAAATTTTGAACAAGCTCCTCGTGAATCTCCATGATCTACCCAAGTGTTGTGCTGAGTTGATCTTACCATTAATGACTCAGTACAAGGTAATTCAGAATGTATGTGTCAATATAAGAGATTTCCATGGGTTGAAAGTAAATGGTTGCGTTAAGCATGAAATAGTTGAATATGTCTTACCTCAGTTTCAACGTATGGCTGAGAGAGTAGGACACTTCTGTTTTGTCCTTTTGTCTTATCACCTTGATGTCCCTCAAGTCAATTTCAAGCTGGCTCATTTACTTGTGAAAATTATCCCTGTTGAACTGGAGGTTATGCACATATGTTTTACAAATTTGGAGGCTTCAAAGTCAGCAGAAGTTGGTCTTTTCATTAAGCAGCTCCAAGAATCCTCTCCAGCCATTCTTAGAGAATATCTGATTCATCTACAAGTCCATATGGTAACTGTTCTTAATGCTAGCACTTCAGCTCGAAGCATTCATGTCGTGATAGAGTTCCTATTGATTATTCTAACAGATATGCCCAAGGACTTTATTTATCATGACAAATTGTTCGATCTCTTGGCACGTGTTGGAGCACTTACAAGGGAGGTATCCATTCTTGTTTGCAACTTAGAAGAGATCTCAAGAAATGAAGAGAATATGAATGAAACAAATTGTGGCAGTCTAGACTTGTTGGAAAGTATTGAACTACTGAAGGAAGATCTCAAACATGTTTTCCTGAAAGCCCCTAAAGACTCGTCTCAACTCTGCTTCCCCAAGAGTGATGGACCAATCTTCATAACTCTTCTCCTTAGAAACTTAAATGATTTGCTCAAGTCAGATGCTCATTCTGCtgctttaataaaagaagaaGTTCAAATGGTGAAAGAAGACCTAGAATTCATAAGATCTTTCTTTGGAAAAGTTGAGCAAAAATTGAATAGAGATCTCTGGAATTGTGTTCTAGATGTGGCATATGAGGCAGAACATTCCATTAATTCAGTTCTTGTTAGAGATCATGGTCTTTTGAAACTTATCTTCTTACTTCCCAAAACCATAGAAAAGATCAAGCTTATCAAAGAAGAGGTACAACAGAAGATCCCCAAGAATAGGGGCCCCGTTGTTGTCAACTCTCCCAAAAAGCCAACTGAAATTAGCAAGTCATCAGCAACCAGTCAAATAATTGTAGGTTTTGAGAAGGAGACGAAAGAGATAATTAGTAAGCTCACCAAGGGACCAACTGAGATAGATGTCATTTCCATAGTTGGTATGCCAGGGCTTGGAAAAACTACTTTGGCTTACAAAGTCTATAATGAAAAGTTtgttgttgatcattttgatgTTCGCGCTTGGTGCACAGTCGACCAAGAACGTAATGAGAAAAAGTTGTTGCAGAAAATTTATAATCAAGTTATTGGTTTGAAAGAAAGATTCAATGAGGATGGCATAGATGATGACGTTGCTGATAAGCTACGGAAACAACTGTGTGGAAAGAGGTACCTTATTGTCTTGGATGACTTATGGGATATTGGAACATGGGATGAGCTAACAAGACCTTTTCCTGAATTTCAAAAAGGAAGTAGAATTATTTTAACAAGTCGAATACAAGAAGTCGCTGTGAAAGATAAACGCCATAGTGATCCTCTTTATCTTCGATTTCTCACGCAAGGGGAAAGTTGGGAGTTATTAGAAAGAAAGGTATTTGGAGAAAAAAGTTGCCCGAAAGAACTACTGGATGTTGGTGAAGAAATAGCCCAAAAGTGTGAAGGGCTTCCTTTGGTACTTGATCTGATCGCTGGAGTCATTGCAAAGAACGAAACGAAAAAGGCTTTCTGGCTTGAAGTTCTAAATAATTTAAAATCCATTAAGAATGAAGTGAAAAAGGTTATACAGTTAAGTTATGATCATTTATCAGATCACTTGAAGCCATGCTTACTTTACCTTGCAAGCTGTCCAAAGGACGAATCAATTGAAATCTCTCAATTGaaggatttatggagtgcagaaGGGCTTGTGGAACAGACTGAGATGAAGAGTGTGGAAGAAGTAATGGAGATTTATGTGGATGAGTTAATTTCCAGTAGCTTGGTGATCGTTTTCAACGAGAGAGGTAGGGCATCGAGTTGCCGAATTCATGATCTTGTGCATGATTTTTGTTtggaaaaagcaagaaaagaaaagttgtttgacTTCATAAGTTCAAGTGCTCTGTCTTATTCTTCTTCAGATCTGATGCCACGTGGAATGACCATTCATTATGACCGACATCTCCTTCCTTCGAATGAAAACTTAGTCCTGTTCAATCCAGAAAAGAAAAATCCTTATGTTAAACACCTCCTCTCTTTGAAGGTTTCTGATGGGAAACTCAATTATCTTTCCTACAACTGTCACCTAAGACACTTGAGACTTCTTAAAAGGTTGGAGCTGCACAAAATAAGATTGACGTATTCTTTGCTGAATGATATATGCATGCTTGTTCATTTGAGGTGCTTAAAGATTCAGACGAAGGCAAAAGCTCTCCCTCCGTCATTTTCAAATCTCTTGAATCTGGAAACTCTGGTGGTGGATAACCAGGGAACAAACATGGTACTATCACCTAGTATCTGGAGTCTTGCAAAGCTACGTCATGTGAGCATCGACAATTGTTCTCTCTTTGATTCGGATATTGACGAACCAGCAGTGTTAAAAGAGCACTCAAAGTTAAAGAATTTGAGAATATTATATGGGCTCAAGCTTTCCTCGTCCGGAAACACAGAGGATATTTTCAAAAGGTTTCCCAATCTCCGAAACCTTATGTTCACCATCAACGAACCATGGCCATGTTCAGCAGAGCAGATTTCATTACCAAGATTGGATGtccttaaagaacttgaagaagTTTGTGTATATTTTGATTGCGCTTCGTTCCGTCAAGATCAATGGGATTTTCACTTCCCTTCCAGCTTGAAAAAACTGGTGTTGACGAGGTTTAATCTGACATCCGATTTACTATCAAGAATTGGGAGACTACCCAACCTTCAAAAGCTGACTCTAGAAGAAGCAATCATCCAGGGGAAAGAATGGAACATGGAAGAAGAAGTCACTTTCGAGAATCTCAAATTCCTGAGTTTGGACTGGGTATCTTTTTCTGAATGGAAGGTTGGAGAGGAATCATTTCCCGTGCTCGAGGAATTACATATAAAAAGATGTGATGAACTTATAGAGATCCCAGATAGTTTTGCGGATATTGCTTCATTAAAGTCTATCTCACTGTGGGGCAACCGTCAACTTGTAGAGTCAGCTCATGAGATTAAGGAATGTGTTGCTGAAACTATGGGAGAAGACAAGCTTGAGGTAACGTGCTTCGACGAGTGA